ACCACCTATTCCAACAGATGGCCGAGCTAACCTTCTCCGTCCCCCCATCGCATCATAGAGCGGTACAGGAATATTGACCTGTTTCCCATCGACTACGCATTTCTGCCTCGCCTTAGGGGCCGACTCACCCTGCGCCGATGAACGTTGCGCAGGAAACCTTGGGCTTACGGCGAGGGTGCTTTTCACACCCTTTATCGCTACTCATGTCAGCATTCGCACTTCCGATACCTCCAGCATCCCTTACGAGACACCTTCGCAGGCTTACGGAACGCTCCCCTACCACGTGTCAAAGACACATCCGCAGCTTCGGTTCATGGCTTGAGCCCCGTTACATCTTCCGCGCAGGACGACTCGACTAGTGAGCTATTACGCTTTCTTTAAAGGGTGGCTGCTTCTAAGCCAACCTCCTAGCTGTCTAGGCCTTCCCACCTCGTTTGCCACTTAGCCATGCATTTGGGACCTTAGCTGGCGGTCTGGGTTGTTTCCCTCTTGACACCGGACGTTAGCACCCGATGTCTGTCTGCCGTATATCACTTTGCGGTATTCGGAGTTTGCTATCGCGGGGTAGATCGCAATGACCCCCCCAACGATTACAGTGCTCTACCCCCGCAAGTGTCCGTACGACGCACTACCTAAATAGTTTTCGGGGAGAACCAGCTATTTCCGGATTTGTTTAGCCTTTCACCCCTATCCACAGCTCATCCCCTAACTTTTCAACGTTAGTGGGTTCGGACCTCCAGTACCTGTTACGGCACCTTCATCCTGGCCATGGATAGATCATCCGGTTTCGGGTCTACGCCCAGCAACTACGACGCCCTTATCAGACTCGCTTTCGCTACGCCTCCCCTATTCGGTTAAGCTCGCTACTGAACGTAAGTCGCTGACCCATTATACAAAAGGTACGCAGTCACCCCTTACGAGGCTCCCACTGTTTGTATGCATGCGGTTTCAGGATCTATTTCACTCCCCTCCCGGGGTTCTTTTCGCCTTTCCCTCACGGTACTGGTTCACTATCGGTCGATCACGAGTATTTAGCCTTGGAGGATGGTCCCCCCATCTTCAGACAGGATTTCTCGTGTCCCGCCCTACTTGTCGCACGCTCAGACCCGCCACCGGCTTTTCGCATACGGGACTATCACCCTGTATCGTCGGACTTTCCAGACCGTTTTGCTAAGCTGATGGTTTAGTCGTGCAGGCTGTTGCGCGTTCGCTCGCCACTACTTGCGCAATCTCGGTTGATTTCTGTTCCTCGAGCTACTTAGATGTTTCAGTTCGCTCGGTTCGCCTCCTCAGACCTATGGATTCAGTCTGGGATACCCCTTGCGGGGTGGGTTTCCCCATTCGGACATCGTGGGATCAAAGCTCTATTGCCAGCTCCCCCACGCTTTTCGCAGGCTTACACGTCCTTCATCGCCTGTGATCGCCAAGGCATCCACCACATGCACTTAGTCGCTTGATCCTATAACCTTGAACCCTCTTCGGTGTTGCCACCTCGAAGGCCCACGTACAGGAACGAACTCGTTTGTGCGATCAAGACTGTGCTGACTACGCAGCCTTGATCAATGCAATCACACAACTTGCAGTACGTACCGGCTACGATACGTACTGCACTTCTTCCACTTTGTTAAAGAGCGAACCTCAATGTCCGGCAGCACCGCTGCCGTTCAAGAAGTAAGAGATGACGAGCTCACGCTCGGCATCTCTTACTTCTCGTCTCGAAACCTGGTGGAGCTGGTCGGGATCGAACCGACGACCTACGGCTTGCAAAGCCGCCGCTCTCCCAGCTGAGCTACAGCCCCCTACTGTCTCGAGCAACCCATTGTTGGTGGGTCTGGTTGGGTTCGAACCAACGACCCCCGCCTTATCAAGACGGTGCTCTAACCAGCTGAGCTACAGACCCTCTCATCCGAGGCTCTTCGCCTGAACAACCGATAAGTTGTGGATACTTGGCCGCTGCGACCTGTTCTCTTGAAAGGAGGTGATCCAGCCGCACCTTCCGATACGGCTACCTTGTTACGACTTCACCCCAGTCATGAATCTCACCGTGGTAAGCGCCCTCCCGAAGGTTAAGCTACCTACTTCTGGTGAAACCCACTCCCATGGTGTGACGGGCGGTGTGTACAAGACCCGGGAACGTATTCACCGCAGCATGCTGATCTGCGATTACTAGCGATTCCGACTTCACGTAGTCGAGTTGCAGACTACGATCCGGACTACGATCGGCTTTTTGGGATTGGCTCCACCTCGCGGCTTGGCAACCCTCTGTACCGACCATTGTATGACGTGTGAAGCCCTACCCATAAGGGCCATGAGGACTTGACGTCATCCCCACCTTCCTCCGGTTTGTCACCGGCAGTCTCACTAGAGTGCCCAACCAAATGATGGCAACTAGTGACAAGGGTTGCGCTCGTTGCGGGACTTAACCCAACATCTCACGACACGAGCTGACGACAGCCATGCAGCACCTGTGTCCAGGCTCCCGAAGGCACCCTCGCCTCTCAGCAAGGTTCCTGGCATGTCAAGGGTAGGTAAGGTTTTTCGCGTTGCATCGAATTAATCCACATCATCCACCGCTTGTGCGGGTCCCCGTCAATTCCTTTGAGTTTTAACCTTGCGGCCGTACTCCCCAGGCGGTCGACTTCACGCGTTAGCTGCGTCACTCAGTGCATTGCTGCTCCGAACGACTAGTCGACATCGTTTAGGGCGTGGACTACCAGGGTATCTAATCCTGTTTGCTCCCCACGCTTTCGTGCATGAGCGTCAGTACAGGCCCAGGGGGCTGCCTTCGCCATCGGTGTTCCTCCTGATCTCTACGCATTTCACTGCTACACCAGGAATTCCACCCCCCTCTGCCGTACTCTAGCCTTGCAGTCACAAACGCAGTTCCCAGGTTGAGCCCGGGGATTTCACATCTGTCTTACAAAACCGCCTGCGCACGCTTTACGCCCAGTAATTCCGATTAACGCTCGCACCCTACGTATTACCGCGGCTGCTGGCACGTAGTTAGCCGGTGCTTCTTAGTCCGGTACCGTCATCCATGGCCTATGTTAGAGACCACGATTTCTTCCCGGCCGAAAGAGCTTTACAACCCGAAGGCCTTCTTCACTCACGCGGCATGGCTGGATCAGGGTTGCCCCCATTGTCCAAAATTCCCCACTGCTGCCTCCCGTAGGAGTCTGGGCCGTGTCTCAGTCCCAGTGTGGCGGATCATCCTCTCAGACCCGCTACGGATCGTCGCCTAGGTGAGCCTTTACCTCACCTACTAGCTAATCCGACATCGGCCGCTCCAATCGCGCGAGGTCCGAAGATCCCCCGCTTTCTCCCTCAGGACGTATGCGGTATTAGCGTACCTTTCGATACGTTATCCCCCACGACATGGGCACGTTCCGATGCATTACTCACCCGTTCGCCACTCGCCGGCAGGCCGAAGCCCCCGCTGCCGTTCGACTTGCATGTGTAAAGCATGCCGCCAGCGTTCAATCTGAGCCAGGATCAAACTCTTAAGCTCTTAAGTTCAATCCTACAAAGTACTCAAAATACTGACTTACATCAGCATGAGCACCTAATCATTGTGAAACTAAATCGCCTAAGCGATCCGGCCACAACCACCAAGCACCCACACTTATCGGTTGTCCAATTTTTTAAAGAACCGCCGCAATTCGCTGCAGCAGAGAGGCGAGATTATGATCAACTTCCATTTCGCCGTCAAGCATTTCGTTCGTCTTTTTTTCAACCGCTCCAGCTCATCGCCAGAACAAAAGACTACTCGACACCCGACCTACCTCTCCTCTTCCGCCCCGCCCGGCTTCCGTAGAAACCGCTGCAGCGCCGAAGAGCTGCGCATTATAGACATCAAAAAACGAAATGCAAGGGAAAGATTGGTGCTTGGGAAAAATAGGTGCTTTCAGCGCAAATTTCCCCGAGCGACTCGCGGATCGATGCGCTCCCACCATGTCTCTTTTCCCACTCTCGGGAACGGCCATCCCGGTTGCAGCCGCTCGCGTTAAGGTGGTATCGTCCGCGCGTCACGCGGGAGAGAACTCCCGATCTGGAGTCGCCGAAGGCGCAACCCCCGGAACCGCTCAGGCAAAAGGACCGCGTGCAAAGTACAAGTCTGGAGAGTGGTACGAGCGTCGAGGCGCCATACGTACCCACCGAAGGGGCACCCGCCCGCTGCATGCCTTCTATCTATATATCCACGGATAGATAGGGGCGCACGGCGCGAAATCTCTCAGGTACAAGGGACAGATGGGGCGAAGCCGGCAAATGGGTCGGGTCGCCCTTTTTTGTTTACTTCCTACCGGAGCCCCTCAGCAATGAGCACGCCTGCACAACATACTCCCCTTCACGCAGCGCATGTCGCCGCCGGCGCGCGCATGGTCGATTTCGCCGGCTGGGACATGCCGGTCAATTATGGTTCGCAGATCGAGGAACACCATGCCGTCCGCCGCGACGCCGGCATGTTTGATGTCTCCCACATGCTCGCCCTCGATCTTAGCGGGCCGGACGCCACCGTTTACCTGCGCGCGCTTCTCGCCAACGATGTCGACAAGCTGAAGACGCCCGGAAAAGCGCTGTATTCCTGCATGCTCAACGATCAGGGCGGAGTGATCGACGATCTGATCGTTTACCGCTTCGGCACCAGCGATTACCGTATCGTGGTCAATGCCGGTACCGCAGCCAAGGATGTGGACTGGATGAAACGGTGCATTGCCGTCACTGGCGCGGACGTCACCCTCCAGAGCCGCCGGGATCTGGCCATGATCGCCGTCCAGGGGCCGCACGCTATCGAACGCGCAGCGACCGTCCTGCCGGAATTGTCATCACCGCAAGGCGTTCCCGCCCCCTTCAGCGGAATACGGGTGGGGGATCTCATGATTGCCCGCACCGGCTATACCGGCGAAGACGGTCTGGAAATCGCGGTCCCTGCCGAGCGCGCCGAGCAATTGTGGAATGCCCTGCTGAGCGCCGGGGTCAAGCCCTGCGGGCTGGGGGCGCGAGACACTTTACGCCTGGAAGCCGGCATGAATCTGTACGGCCAGGATATGGACGACGCCGTCTCTCCATTGGACGCCGGCCTGGCGTGGACGGTCGATTTCGCCGACGCAACCCGTGACTTCATCGGCCGCAGCGCACTGCGGGCGAATCCGGCCGCGCGCCGCATGCTCGGTCTGATTCTGGAAGACAAAGGCGTGTTGCGCTCGCACATGAAGGTCTTCACTGGCGCCGGTAACGGCGAGACCACCAGCGGCAGCTTCTCGCCGACACTGGAAAAATCCATTGCCCTCGCCCGGCTGCCGCTCCCGGTCCAGGCCGGCGAAGAAGTCGATGTCGAAGTGCGCGGCAAGCGCCTGAAAGCGCGCACCGTGAAGCTGCCCTTCGTCCGCAACGGCCAACCCTTGGTCTGAAAACTCCGCCCGCTTCACCGGTTCAGGAGCGGGCCAGCAGTCCCCCTTCCAACTTACCCTGTCTGGAGAACGAACATGAGCAAGGTTCCGGCTGATCTGAAATATACGAAATCGCACGAATGGGTCCGCGTCGAAGCGGACGGAACGCTGACCATCGGCGTCACCGACCATGCCCAGGAAGCCCTCGGCGACGTCGTCTTCCTCGAATTGCCCGAAGCGGGCCGCACCCTCGCTGCCGGCGAAGCCTGCGCCGTGATCGAATCGGTCAAGGCGGCTTCCGACATCTACGCACCGGTCGCCGGCGAAGTCGTCACCAGCAACCAGGACGCAGCCGATGCGCCCGAAAGCGTGAACGCCGACGCCTATGCAACCTGGCTGTTCAAGCTCAAGCCGGCCGCCCCCCAAGAACTCGCCGCCCTCATGGATGCTGCGGGCTATCAGGCTGAAGTCGCCCAGGCCTGAGCAAGCCCGGCAACTCATCGGGCGCCCCTGTCCCCCCGGACAGGTCCCGCCCCCTCCGCCTTCTGCAGGAAGGCTTTCCCTTCCAGCAAGCCTCGCCCGTCCGCAGCCCAAGCCGATCCTTCGGCGC
The window above is part of the Thauera aromatica K172 genome. Proteins encoded here:
- the gcvT gene encoding glycine cleavage system aminomethyltransferase GcvT, with the protein product MSTPAQHTPLHAAHVAAGARMVDFAGWDMPVNYGSQIEEHHAVRRDAGMFDVSHMLALDLSGPDATVYLRALLANDVDKLKTPGKALYSCMLNDQGGVIDDLIVYRFGTSDYRIVVNAGTAAKDVDWMKRCIAVTGADVTLQSRRDLAMIAVQGPHAIERAATVLPELSSPQGVPAPFSGIRVGDLMIARTGYTGEDGLEIAVPAERAEQLWNALLSAGVKPCGLGARDTLRLEAGMNLYGQDMDDAVSPLDAGLAWTVDFADATRDFIGRSALRANPAARRMLGLILEDKGVLRSHMKVFTGAGNGETTSGSFSPTLEKSIALARLPLPVQAGEEVDVEVRGKRLKARTVKLPFVRNGQPLV
- the gcvH gene encoding glycine cleavage system protein GcvH, which encodes MSKVPADLKYTKSHEWVRVEADGTLTIGVTDHAQEALGDVVFLELPEAGRTLAAGEACAVIESVKAASDIYAPVAGEVVTSNQDAADAPESVNADAYATWLFKLKPAAPQELAALMDAAGYQAEVAQA